The Mesorhizobium sp. INR15 region ACATGCAGGACCTGCTGCTCGATATCGCCATCCGCTTTCAACAGACCTGCCTGCTTGTCACCCATGATGTCGACGAGGCCGTCTACATGGCTGACCGCGTCGTGGTGCTGACGCGGCGCCCGACAACGGTCGATCACGAAATCACGGTCGACCTCGGCAAGAAACGCGACCAGATCGCGACCCGCGAAAACCCCGTCTTCTTGAAAGCCCGTCACGACGTGATGACCAGCATCCGCAATTTTCGTGCGGCCGCGCCGGCAGACGCCGCCGCATGACGATCGACGGCGTCAAATCCTATGATGCCTTGCTTCGCATGGGCGCGGTCATTTCCTTTCTGGTGATCGCCGCCGTCTGGCAGCTTGTCGCGAGTTCCGGCTTGGTGCCGCCGAAATATTTCCCAGGCATCCCGGCCATCGCTGGCGGCTTCTGGAGCATGCTGACATCAAGTGAATTGCCTGGCGCCGAGTTGAAAACCCTGTCGCGGGCTTTGACCGGGTTGGCGGGCGCATCGATCCTCGGCATAGCGCTGGCTGTCCTCAGTGACCTGTTGCCCGTATTCCGCCGAGGCTTTGCTCCTGTCGCCGCGCTCATCCAGCCCATCCCGCCCGCGGCCCTGGTGCCGATGGCCGTTTTCATGCTGGGTCTTGGCCCCAAGCTCTATGCCTTCATCATCATCCTGGTGACGGTCTGGCCACCCTACTTCAATGGCGTGGCGGCACTGGCGAGCGTCTCGCAGGAGCAGATCCGCAGCGGCCAGATGATGGCACTGAGCCGATGGCAGATCCTGTGGCGGATCAAACTGCCTGCCGCGCTGCCGGAGATTTTCGCCGGCATCCGCTATGCCTCGACCATCAGCCTCATCGCCGTGGTTGTCGCGGAAATGCTGGCCGGTCATGACGGGCTCGGTTTCCTCTTGATCCGCAAGGCCTTCGCGATCCGCATTCCGGAGGTCTACGCGCTGATGTTCGTCTGCGCGGCAAACGGGCTGGTCATGAACGGGCTGATCAAGCTGTTGCGCTGGCAATTCACCGGCTGGCATATGCGCATGATCGAGCAGCCGGCATGAAGAGCAGCCGCCTCAACGAGACGGCCTCGGGACTGATTGTCCCCTTGGCAATCCTGCTTGCGTGGCAGGCCCTGGCCTGGCGCGCCGCGACACCGCTTTTTCCCGGCCCATGGCAAGTCGCCCTGTCGATCTGGAAGCTGTACCCGATGATCGTCGGTCAGATCGGCTACACGCTGATGCGCGCCCTTGCCGGCTTCGTGGTCGCGGCGGTGCTGATGATACCGCTCGGCATCCTGCTCGGCCGCCTGAAGACCGTCGGGCGGCTGGTCGAGCCGATGATGGACATGCTGGCGACGTTGCCGCCGCCAGCGGTGGTACCGATCGTCATGCTCTTTGCCGGCACCGGCGACATCGCCAAGATCGTCATCATCGCCTACGCTGCCGCTGTGCCGCTGATCATGAACACCTATGAGGCCTCGAAGACCCTGCATCTGATGGCGAACCAGGTGGCGCGGTCGCTGCGCTTGAGCCGCTTCGAGACCATGCTGCATATCGATCTGCCGGCCTCGCTGCCGATGATTGCCACCGGTATGCGGCTTGCCATCGCATCGGCGCTGCTGGTCAGCGTCACCTCTGAAATGCTGCTTGCCACCAATGGCATCGGCGTTGTCATCCAGCGCCAGCAGGAAAATTTCCAGATCGCTGGCGGTCTCGCCGCGATCGCCTTCATCTCGGTCATCGGCCTGATCATCAACA contains the following coding sequences:
- a CDS encoding ABC transporter permease; protein product: MTIDGVKSYDALLRMGAVISFLVIAAVWQLVASSGLVPPKYFPGIPAIAGGFWSMLTSSELPGAELKTLSRALTGLAGASILGIALAVLSDLLPVFRRGFAPVAALIQPIPPAALVPMAVFMLGLGPKLYAFIIILVTVWPPYFNGVAALASVSQEQIRSGQMMALSRWQILWRIKLPAALPEIFAGIRYASTISLIAVVVAEMLAGHDGLGFLLIRKAFAIRIPEVYALMFVCAANGLVMNGLIKLLRWQFTGWHMRMIEQPA
- a CDS encoding ABC transporter permease, which codes for MKSSRLNETASGLIVPLAILLAWQALAWRAATPLFPGPWQVALSIWKLYPMIVGQIGYTLMRALAGFVVAAVLMIPLGILLGRLKTVGRLVEPMMDMLATLPPPAVVPIVMLFAGTGDIAKIVIIAYAAAVPLIMNTYEASKTLHLMANQVARSLRLSRFETMLHIDLPASLPMIATGMRLAIASALLVSVTSEMLLATNGIGVVIQRQQENFQIAGGLAAIAFISVIGLIINSLVFQLEKRWLFWHYRSSESHNDG